The Hemibagrus wyckioides isolate EC202008001 linkage group LG15, SWU_Hwy_1.0, whole genome shotgun sequence genome window below encodes:
- the LOC131365876 gene encoding transcription factor HES-5-like encodes MAALAVWNRGAYHFSFVFSFMVMNLEVWEAVLQRRSHVPAAERGASPHWLQTVRTSSNPRTHTFIWRLESINRGESERELRTAQIFSSQRANRRNTAMAPTITASIINSNHLLPLTNKMRKPLVEKMRRERINSSIKKLKSLLGGEFLKQQPDSRQEKADILEMTVYFLRQQQQQSHKKSSCSTAADEGYSRCVQEAINFLSQCQVHTQSQRRLLSHFLTMQPFMEKSRNVPQLSSPACQISSKEETPSCSGLWRPW; translated from the exons ATGGCTGCCCTGGCGGTCTGGAATAGGGGGGCTTACCACTTCAGCTTTGTCTTCAGTTTCATGGTCATGAATCTAGAAGTGTGGGAAGCCGTGTTGCAGCGCCGCTCCCACGTTCCCGCTGCTGAAAGAGGAGCAT CTCCTCATTGGCTGCAGACTGTGAGAACCTCCAGCAATCCCAGGACTCACACATTCATATGGAGATTAGAGAGTATAaatagaggagagagtgagagagagctcAGAACAGCTCAGATCTTCTCCTCACAGAGAGCTAACCGAAGAAACACAGCCATGGCTCCTACAATCACTGCATCAATCATCAACTCCAACCACCTTCTTCCACTTACTAATAAG ATGAGAAAGCCGTTAGTGGAGAAGATGCGTAGAGAACGCATCAACAGCAGCATCAAGAAGCTCAAGTCTCTGCTGGGTGGAGAATTCCTAAAGCAACAGCCCGATTCCAGACAGGAGAAAGCCGACATCCTGGAGATGACAGTTTATTTCCtgagacagcagcagcagcagtcacACAAGAAGTCCAGCTGCTCCACTGCAGCTGATGAAGGCTACAGCAGGTGTGTGCAGGAGGCCATCAACTTCCTGTCTCAGTGTCAAGTACACACTCAGTCCCAGAGAAGACTGCTGAGCCACTTCCTCACCATGCAGCCTTTCATGGAGAAGAGCAGAAATGTTCCTCAGCTCAGCTCTCCAGCCTGCCAGATCAGCAGCAAAGAGGAGACTCCAAGCTGCAGTGGCCTCTGGAGACCCTGGTAG
- the her4.2 gene encoding hairy-related 4, tandem duplicate 2: MAPHWLQTVRTSSKPRTHTFIWRLESINRGESERELRTAQIFSSQRANRRNTAMAPTITASIINSNHLLPLTNKMRKPLVEKMRRERINSSIEKLKSLLGGEFLKQQPDSRQEKADILEMTVYFLRQQQQQSHKKSSCSTAADEGYSRCVQEAINFLSQCQVHTQSQRRLLSHFLTMQPSMQKSRNVPQLSSPAYKISSKEETPGCSGLWRPW, translated from the exons ATGG CTCCTCATTGGCTGCAGACTGTGAGAACCTCCAGCAAACCCAGGACTCACACATTCATATGGAGATTAGAGAGTATAaatagaggagagagtgagagagagctcAGAACAGCTCAGATCTTCTCCTCACAGAGAGCTAACAGAAGAAACACAGCCATGGCTCCTACAATCACTGCATCAATCATCAACTCCAACCACCTTCTTCCACTTACTAATAAG ATGAGAAAGCCGTTAGTGGAGAAGATGCGTAGAGAACGCATCAACAGCAGCATCGAGAAGCTCAAGTCTCTGCTGGGTGGAGAATTCCTAAAGCAACAGCCCGATTCCAGACAGGAGAAAGCCGACATCCTGGAGATGACAGTTTATTTCCtgagacagcagcagcagcagtcacACAAGAAGTCCAGCTGCTCCACTGCAGCTGATGAAGGCTACAGCAGGTGTGTGCAGGAGGCCATCAACTTCCTGTCTCAGTGTCAAGTACACACTCAGTCCCAGAGAAGACTGCTGAGCCACTTCCTCACCATGCAGCCTTCCATGCAGAAGAGCAGAAATGTTCCTCAGCTCAGCTCTCCAGCCTACAAGATCAGCAGCAAAGAGGAGACTCCAGGCTGCAGTGGCCTCTGGAGACCCTGGTAG
- the LOC131365874 gene encoding transcription factor HES-5-like has translation MCNQKLKSKRWTHCFLSKTHFTEHVVSPLVFSLTQVPHWLQTVRTSSKPRTHTFIWRLESINRGESERELRTAQIFSSQRANRRNTAMAPTITASIINSNHLLPLTNKMRKPLVEKMRRERINSSIEKLKSLLGGEFLKQQPDSRQEKADILEMTVYFLRQQQQQSHKKSSCSTAADEGYSRCVQEAINFLSQCQVHTQSQRRLLSHFLTMQPSMEKSRNVPQLSSPACQISSKEETPSCSGLWRPW, from the exons ATGTGCAACCAGAAATTAAAATCCAAA AGATGGACTCATTGTTTCCTGAGTAAGACACACTTCACTGAGCATGTGGTCAGTCCTCTGGTCTTTAGTCTCACCCAAGTTCCTCATTGGCTGCAGACTGTGAGAACCTCCAGCAAACCCAGGACTCACACATTCATATGGAGATTAGAGAGTATAaatagaggagagagtgagagagagctcAGAACAGCTCAGATCTTCTCCTCACAGAGAGCTAACAGAAGAAACACAGCCATGGCTCCTACAATCACTGCATCAATCATCAACTCCAACCACCTTCTTCCACTTACTAATAAG ATGAGAAAGCCGTTAGTGGAGAAGATGCGTAGAGAACGCATCAACAGCAGCATCGAGAAGCTCAAGTCTCTGCTGGGTGGAGAATTCCTAAAGCAACAGCCCGATTCCAGACAGGAGAAAGCCGACATCCTGGAGATGACAGTTTATTTCCtgagacagcagcagcagcagtcacACAAGAAGTCCAGCTGCTCCACTGCAGCTGATGAAGGCTACAGCAGGTGTGTGCAGGAGGCCATCAACTTCCTGTCTCAGTGTCAAGTACACACTCAGTCCCAGAGAAGACTGCTGAGCCACTTCCTCACCATGCAGCCTTCCATGGAGAAGAGCAGAAATGTTCCTCAGCTCAGCTCTCCAGCCTGCCAGATCAGCAGCAAAGAGGAGACTCCAAGCTGCAGTGGCCTCTGGAGACCCTGGTAG
- the icmt gene encoding protein-S-isoprenylcysteine O-methyltransferase, giving the protein MAGSKLVLEGRISITSFLLGLGVILIPLFVKFGSHVDWIFDYLTGVNGKIAIALYITVLNGFLLIIYKGPLYKVAVRACFLGFVFGCGLIISFADTTWTHFGWYMCSLTFFHYSEYLVTAIINPRSLSLDSFLLNHSVEYTVAAISSWMEFIVEKLLVPELKQLNWICFVGLIMVLCGEGLRKSAMLTAGSNFNHIVQNEKAHSHVLVTNGVYSFFRHPSYVGWFYWSIGTQIMLGNPLCLLAYTLASWRFFKERVEEEEISLIHFFGEDYIEYKKRVPTGLPFISGIRVNS; this is encoded by the exons ATGGCAGGCAGTAAGTTGGTGCTGGAAGGGAGGATAAGTATTACAAGCTTTCTATTAGGTCTTGGCGTGATACTAATACCGCTGTTTGTAAAGTTCGGCTCCCATGTGGACTGGATATTCGATTACCTCACGGGTGTGAACGGGAAAATAGCCATTGCGCTTTATATTACAGTTCTCAACGGCTTCCTGCTAATCATTTACAAGGGACCCCTGTACAAG GTCGCTGTGCGAGCTTGCTTTCTAGGATTTGTCTTCGGATGTGGCTTGATCATAAGTTTTGCAGACACGACATGGACACACTTTGGCTG GTACATGTGTTCCCTGACATTCTTCCACTACTCTGAATACCTGGTCACAGCCATCATCAACCCTCGCAGTCTGTCTCTAGACTCCTTCCTGCTCAACCATAGTGTTGAATACACCGTAGCAGCAATCTCTTCCTGGATGGAGTTTATTGTGGAAAAGCTGCTTGTTCCAG AGCTGAAGCAGCTGAACTGGATCTGTTTTGTGGGATTAATAATGGTGTTATGTGGAGAAGGTCTGCGCAAGTCTGCAATGCTGACGGCGGGATCCAACTTCAACCACATAGTGCAGAACGAGAAAGCTCACAGCCACGTGCTGGTCACCAACGGCGTCTATTCATTCTTCAGACACCCCTCATATGTGGGCTGGTTCTACTGGAGCATCGGTACTCAG ataATGCTTGGCAACCCGTTATGCCTCCTGGCCTACACACTGGCTAGCTGGCGGTTCTTCAAGGAACgtgtagaggaagaggagattTCTCTCATCCATTTCTTTGGAGAGGACTACATCGAGTATAAAAAGAGAGTCCCGACTGGTTTGCCCTTCATCTCAGGCATCAGGGTAAACTCCTAA
- the LOC131365875 gene encoding transcription factor HES-5-like has protein sequence MARASTIFQLGSSLSQRPLSFRHSSTCSPHWLQTVRTSSKPRTHTFIWRLESINRGESERELRTAQIFSSQRANRRNTAMAPTITASIINSNHLLPLTNKMRKPLVEKMRRERINSSIEKLKSLLGGEFLKQQPDSRQEKADILEMTVYFLRQQQQQSHKKSSCSTAADEGYSRCVQEAINFLSQCQVHTQSQRRLLSHFLTMQPSMEKSRNVPQLSSPAYKISSKEETPGCSDLWRPW, from the exons ATGGCACGTGCCTCAACCATTTTTCAGCTGGGGTCCTCACTTTCCCAAAGACCTCTCTCTTTCAGACACTCCTCCACCTGCT CTCCTCATTGGCTGCAGACTGTGAGAACCTCCAGCAAACCCAGGACTCACACATTCATATGGAGATTAGAGAGTATAaatagaggagagagtgagagagagctcAGAACAGCTCAGATCTTCTCCTCACAGAGAGCTAACCGAAGAAACACAGCCATGGCTCCTACAATCACTGCATCAATCATCAACTCCAACCACCTTCTTCCACTTACTAATAAG ATGAGAAAGCCGTTAGTGGAGAAGATGCGTAGAGAACGCATCAACAGCAGCATCGAGAAGCTCAAGTCTCTGCTGGGTGGAGAATTCCTAAAGCAACAGCCCGATTCCAGACAGGAGAAAGCCGACATCCTGGAGATGACAGTTTATTTCCtgagacagcagcagcagcagtcacACAAGAAGTCCAGCTGCTCCACTGCAGCTGATGAAGGCTACAGCAGGTGTGTGCAGGAGGCCATCAACTTCCTGTCTCAGTGTCAAGTACACACTCAGTCCCAGAGAAGACTGCTGAGCCACTTCCTCACCATGCAGCCTTCCATGGAGAAGAGCAGAAATGTTCCTCAGCTCAGCTCTCCAGCCTACAAGATCAGCAGCAAAGAGGAGACTCCAGGCTGCAGTGACCTCTGGAGACCCTGGTAG